The Bacillus sp. FJAT-27916 genomic interval CGTGCTGCCTCAGCCACCGCAATCTGCCCGCCAACCTCTGGGTCCAGATATAAATAACGGGAGTTACAATCCGTTGTCATCGCAAGTGCCTTCTTCGTTCCGCGAATCCGAACAACGGCGGCATCAGAGCCCGGTGCAACAACTGTATTCGTGCGAACCATGTAATCGTATTGATCATACACCCACTCCTTGCTCGCAATCGTTGGCTGTTCTAACAAGGCAAGAAGGGTTTTCGTATAATTCTCTACCGCTGGAATCTCTATCTCCATTTCACGGAATTCACGAATGTAAGCTGGCTCTTTAGAAAGCTTATGATAAACTGGTGCATCCTCTGCCAGGGCATCTGCCGGAACTTCTGCCACAATATCGCCATGATGCTTCAAACGAAGCATCCGATCATCAGTTACGACACCGACAGCCACTGCTTCAAGCCCGTATTTCTCGAATAATGCCTCAATCTCGGCTTCACAGCCTTTCTTCACGACAATCAGCATCCGCTCCTGTGATTCAGAAAGCATCATTTCATATGGAGTCATCCCCGTCTCACGCTGTGGAACGAGGTCTAGATTCATTTCAATTCCGCTCCCTGCCTTCGAAGCCATCTCAGCAGATGAGCTCGTCAGCCCAGCTGCTCCCATATCTTGAATGCCGACAAGGGCATCTGATTGGATCAATTCAAGACATGCCTCAAGGAGAAGCTTCTCCATGAACGGATCGCCGACCTGTACCGCCGGACGCTTGGAATCAGATTCGTCTGTCAATTCCTCCGAAGCGAACGTTGCCCCATGAATCCCATCTCGACCTGTCTTTGCGCCGACATACATAACCGTATTGCCGACACCGCGGGCCTGACCGACCTTAATATCCTCATGATTAATGAGTCCGACACACATTGCGTTTACCAAAGGGTTTCCCTCATAGGACGGATCAAACTGGATTTCACCGCCGACTGTCGGAATCCCGATACAATTCCCATAGCCGGCAATACCGGCCACGATCTCCTCGAATAAATACTTCATGCGCGGCGTTGTCAGCTCGCCAAAGCGAAGAGAATTAAGGAGGGCAATTGGACGGGCTCCCATCGAGAAAACATCACGGATAATTCCGCCGACCCCTGTGGCCGCCCCTTGATAAGGCTCAATAGCAGAAGGGTGATTATGGCTTTCAATCTTGAATACGACCGCCTGACCGTCACCGATATCCACGATACCAGCGCCCTCCCCAGGACCTTGGAGAACACGCTCTCCTTCAGTCGGGAACTTCCTCAGTACAGGCTTAGAATTCTTATAGCTGCAGTGCTCAGACCACATAACGGAGAATAGCCCTGTTTCCGTATAGTTCGGCAAGCGTCCTAAAATCTTCTCAATACTGGCGAACTCCTCATCTGTCAGCCCCATTGTGGCATACACGCGTTCTTCTTTAATCTGAGATGGATTCGGTTCAAGCATTAACGACATGGGATTCCCTCCAATATTGGACAATAGATTTAAATAGCTTCAGCCCGTCATCACTGCCAAGCATGGATGAAACAGCCCGCTCCGGGTGAGGCATCATGCCAAGAACATTCTTCTTCTCGTTCATGATTCCGGCGATATTCTCATGGCTTCCGTTCGGATTGCCATTATAAGTGAACAGGATACGGTTTTGGTCCTTTAATTGCTGCAAGGTCGCATCATCACAATAATAATTCCCTTCCCCATGGGCGATAGGAATCGTGATAATCTCACCTTCTTCATAGCAGGAAGTGAATGGTGAATCCGTCTGCTCTACTACCAGCTCCTGCGGACGGCAGATAAATTTCAGACCTGCATTCCGCTGCATCGCACCCGGGAGAAGACCCGCCTCAAGAAGCACCTGGAACCCATTGCAAACGCCAAGAATAGGCTTACCGGCCTCTGCCGCCTTCTTGACTGCCTCCATAATGGGCGAGAAGCGAGCAATAGCACCACAGCGCAGGTAATCCCCGTACGAAAATCCGCCTGGAAGCAAGACCGCATCAAAGCCATCAAGACTTGTTTCCGTATGCCAGACATACTCAGCCTCTTCACCCAATTCATCTACAACAGCATGATACATATCAATATCACAATTCGATCCTGGGAAGACGATTACGGCAAATTTCACTTCACTGCTACCTCCTCAACCTCATAGCGGTAATCCTCTATCACGGTATTGACCAGTAATTTTTCACACATGCTCTGAATCACTTCATCCAAATCCCGATCAGATTTCTCCAAAGAGAGCTCCATATATTTGCCGATACGGACATCCTTAACTTCTCGATAATTCATGGTATTCAGAGATTTCTGAACAGCAGTACCTTGAGGATCTAGCACACTTTCACGTAAAGTCACATAAACTTTCACTTTATACATTTTGGAGGCCCTCCAGCTTTTCTAGTATTTTTTCGTATGCATCAGTTAGGCTGCCTAATTCCCGGCGGAACACATCTTTATCCAATTTCTCGTTTGAAACCTCATCCCATAGGCGGCACGTATCGGGTGAAATTTCATCCGCTAATAAGATATGACCGTGACGATCCTTGCCAAATTCAAGCTTGAAATCAATTAATCTAATTCCCACAGAGGCAAACAGCTCTAAAAGCTTCTGATTAATCAGCAAAGCCTTCTCCTTCAATTCAGCCACATCAGCTTCACTCGCAAGTTCGAGAATATTGATATGATCCTCTGTAATCAGCGGGTCGCCGAGTGCATCATCCTTATAATAAAACTCCACAATCGGACGCTTTAACGGAATGCCTTCGTCCATGCCGACTCTTTTGGCAAAGCTTCCGGCTGACACATTGCGGACAACCACCTCTAGAGGAATAATGCTCACACGTTTGACGAGCTGTTCATTCTTTGAAATCTGCTCCACGAAATGAGACTCGACTCCTGATTTACGAAGCTCTTGAAATAGCAGACTTGTAATCTGGTTGTTCAGCTGGCCCTTGCCATCAATGGTTGCGAATTTCTCTCCATTAAAAGCTGTTGCTGAATCTTTATACTGAACAAGCACAATCTCTGGGCTTTCTGTTGCATAAATACGTTTCGCCTTGCCTTCATAAAGAAGTTCACCTTGTATCACTGTATAGCCTCCTAAATGGAAATATCATTAATGCTATATGAGGGAATGAATGAGGGCATGCCTCCTAATCAAGAAAAGGATGCCCTCTATTCCTTAAAGCCCTAATCGGTCAAAAATTAAGTCCACATTCTTCAAGTGATAGTTATAGTCAAAGCAATCATCCAATTCCTCTTTGGACAAGTAGCTTGTAATGACTTCATCCTCATCAAGCAGCTGTCTGAATTGAACCTGCTTTTCCCACGCCTCCATTGCTTTCGGCTGTACAGTATCATACGCCTTCTCTCTGGATAAGCCTTTATCAATCAACGCTAGAAGGACACGCTGGGAGTAAATCAAGCCGAAGGTGCGCTCCATATTACGTTTCATGTTTTCCGGGAATACCGTTAAGTTCTTAACAATATTGCCGAAACGGTTCAGCATATAGTTTAACAGGATTGTTGCATCCGGAAGAATAATGCGCTCCGCTGAGGAATGAGAGATATCTCTTTCATGCCAAAGTGTCACATTCTCATAGGCTGTAACCATATGGCCCCTAATAACACGTGCAAGACCTGTCATATTCTCAGAGCCAATTGGATTGCGTTTATGCGGCATCGCAGAGGAACCTTTCTGCCCTTTCGCGAAGAACTCCTCCACTTCACGTGTCTCACTCTTTTGCAATCCGCGGATTTCAGTCGCGAACTTCTCAATGGATGTCGCCACAAGTGCGAGCGTAGACATATATTGAGCATGGCGGTCACGCTGCAAGGTTTGGGTGGAAATCGGTGAAGCGGAAATGCCAAGCTTTTCGCATACATACTGTTCAACAAACGGGTCGATATTCGCATACGTACCAACCGCACCGGAGATTTTTCCGAACTCTACATTCTTCGCTGCTGCCTTCAAGCGCTCTTGATTACGTTTCATTTCCTCCACCCATAGAGCAAGCTTTAAACCAAAGGTCGTCGGCTCTGCATGTACTCCATGCGTGCGCCCCATCATAACGGTGTATTTATGCTCCTTCGCCTTTTCCTCTAGAATAGCGATGAAACGCTCTACATCCGCAAGCAAGATTTCATTGGCCTGCTTCAGCAAATAAGATAGCGCCGTATCCACCACATCGGTAGAAGTAAGGCCGTAATGCACCCATTTCCGCTCCTCACCAAGCGTTTCAGAAACCGCACGTGTGAAAGCGACCACATCATGGCGTGTTTCCGCTTCAATTTCCTTAATGCGGCTCACATCAAAGGATGCATTCTCCCGAAGTGCCTTGACGTCCTCTTTCGGGATTGCGCCCAGCTCAGCCCATGCCTCACACGCTAAGATTTCTACTTCCAGCCAAGCCTTGAAACGGTTCTCCTCCGTCCAAATAGCTCCCATTTCAGGTCTTGTATAACGTTCAATCATGTATGTTGTCCACCTTTTCTATTTAATCATGCTTTTATTTGTCCAAATCTTTGTTAACTCAAGCTCTTCGAGGACCTCTGAAGGATCCGGATTTAAAATCGTGATATGTCCCATTTTCCGGCCGGTCTTTGCTTCCTCTTTCCCGTAGAAATGGACCTTCCATTCCGGGTTTTCCACAATTGCACCGATAACGCCGTCCACATGCTCCCCAAGCACATTAACCATCACGGCATTCATGTGCATCTCTGTCTGCCCGAGCGGCCAATTGCAAACTGCCCGGATATGCTGCTCAAACTGTGAGGTAACACATGCCTCGATGGAATAATGCCCGGAATTATGCGGTCTAGGAGCAAGCTCATTAATGAGTATTTCGTCCTCACTAACTAAGAACATTTCAATCGCAAGGGTTCCAACTAAATCAAGCGATACGGCCAGCTGATACGCCATATCAATCGCAGCTCCCTGTGCCGCCTCGCTGATTCTTGCCGGCGCAATCGTCTCATGCAGGATATTGTTTACATGAATATTCTCCACAACTGGGAAGACCCTGAACTCTCCATCCGCTTTCCTCGTCACAATGACGGAGATCTCCTTCTCGAAAGGAATGAACTGTTCAAGCACACAATGACCATGTGCCAGAATATCCCCTGCCTGTTGAAGGTCAACTTCACTCCATAAAACAAGCTGTCCCTTCCCATCATAGCCGCCTCTAGCCGTTTTCAAAACAGAAGGGAAACCAATCACTTGCAGTGCCTGATCCAAATCCTCACGATCATATACCTCAGCAAATGGCGCCACTCTTACGCCAGATTTCTCAATTGCCCGCTTCTCAAGGATTCGGTCCTGCGTGATTCGCAAAATATCCGTCCCTTGCGGAATCCATACCTTCTCAGCAATTCCATCAAGGGAATCCGCATCAATATTCTCAAACTCAAATGTGACGACATCGCTCATCTCAGCAAGCTGCTCCAATGCATTCGCATCATGAAAGGCTGCGGTAATCTCAACATCGGCCACCTGTCCGCATGGGCTGTTCGGCGTTGGATCAAGGACCGCAATCTTAAAGCCTGATTGCTTCGCTGCCAATGCCATCATTCTCCCAAGCTGACCTCCGCCAATGATTCCAATTGTCTGTCCCGGCAAAATCACCCTCATCTGCTCAGTCAAGTTCATCACAACTTTCCATCGATTGTTTTTGCAGCTTCAACGTATACTCCTCAAGCTTCTCGGCTAATCCCTGTTCAAACGTGCCAAGGATCTTCACCGCAAGTAGCCCAGCATTTTTCGCACCTGCCGTGCCGATTGAAACCGTCGCTACCGGAACCCCTCCTGGCATCTGCACGATGGACAGCAAGGAATCCAAGCCATTCAATGCCTTTGACTGCACGGGTACACCAATGACCGGCAAGTTCGTCTTCGCCGCTACCATTCCAGGCAAATGAGCTGCACCGCCCGCACCGGCAATAATCACCTTTAAGCCTCTATGACGGGCACTGCCTGCGTATTCAAACATGAGATCCGGCGTCCGATGCGCCGAAACAACCTTCTTCTCATACTCCACTTCAAACATATCCAAGATCTCACAAGCATATTTCATCGTTTCCCAATCTGAGATGCTTCCCATGATGACTCCAACCTGAGGGTTCATATCTATTATCTCCTCTCCATATAAAAAAGCTGCATGAACACACTTTCCATAAAGAGAAAGCAGCCCACACAGCTTCATCAGCCATGCCATAAGCATCCTAAACGAAGGAAATGCTTACCTCAAAAAAACGTTGAGAATGTGCTTTCCCTCATAGTCCAAAAATTTATTCGGTTTTTGGGTAGAAACTCGCAGGCCATATCCCCGCTATTATATGAGAGAAACATTGCGTATAAATTTGTATTGTATGTTCGTATTCATATTAACAATCCGAACTTTTAACTGTCAACTGAAATTCGAACGTTTTTAAGTTTTATTAGAAAAACGTTCGCTTTTTCTACTCCATTAACTTTCCTTCAAAGATAATCTGCCTCGAAACCGGCACATATTCCGTATTCCCTCCAGAAATCACTTCCTTGAAAATCGGCTTCTCCACCCGCTTCACCGGAAAATATCCTTCTCTTTTCATCCGATCCAAACACGCATCGATCGTCTCGTTGTCCATCAGCTCAAAACGCTGCTTCTTCGGCTTCGCCAATACTACTCGTCCTTTCTTACTTAAATGACTCACCATTAGTGTATCCTATTTTTCGGGAATGCTAAAGGGAAAAGGGGGAGGAATTTAAGAACTGTTTTAGCCAGTAATTAATTAAGCAGATATAATTCCTAAAGGTTCCTCGATATACAACACGTTCACTTCGCTCGACTAACGGTTTAAATTCTGCCCATAATAATAACCAGCCCTCATCAGAACTGGTTATATCATACTCGTTAAGACATTCGTATATAATTCTGTTCGCTAATCTCCGCTTTATCTGCAACTAAGCACCCTTCAAATGCCTTAAACAAAGCTTGGACAGCTCGTTCTTTATTGATTATTTGGATGGCATTCTGATACGCATCCTCATTGTCATATTTCGAAACCTCTACCCACTTCGTTTCGTCATCCAGGCTTTTCAAGAGCATGACATCGCAGCTCACATACTCCTGATAGAGAGCCCTCACCTTCTCTTGGATGTCTAAGAAAAGGGCCTCTTTCTCTTTCTGTATGTGATATTCGTATATTTTCACAAACATATTAGGCCTCCTTAGATCTCTGACCTTCAAAAGGATTGCTTGAATGAAGGGCTCCTTTTCTTTCGTATAAGCAGATCGTTCATCTTTATGCTTTATGGCAAGCTGCCGTTTCAAGGACGCATATTCGGCAGCTGCTTCTGGATGCGCCCGGAGGTAATCGCGAAACATCAGCTTATCCCTCCATTCACTGCCATTCCATTTACATACATGCAAGTGACAGGTTCCTTTGCCCCACACACCTTTGCGAAAGAAAAATCTCCCCTTACTCTCAAACGCAGGTTTAGGAACATATTCATACCCTATTTCACATAAAGGTCCTGCAAATAACGCCGCATCCTCTATATCAACAGTGCCGACCATTATGTCGATAATCGGCTTCGCTGCGAGCCCTCTCACAGAAGTACTTCCGATATGTTCAATCATGACTGCATACTGTCCGAGTACCTCTTCAATCCCTTGCTTCTCTCTCTCAAATTGATTCTCCCAACTGGAATCATAAGTCTCTATTTCAACAATTGACTTTGTCATCTACTCACCCCTCTATCTCTCTCAGAAAATCAGCCGTCACACGCTTGAAATCACGTCTTTCCTCTAGATGGGGATAATGATTGCTATAGGGAAAAACATGCAGATAGGCATCTCGAATCCCTTCACTCAATTCAATTGAAAACTCCACAGGGCACTGGACATCATATTGACCGCATAAAACAGCCGTCCTGGCATGAATCCTAATCAATTGCCTTGTCACATCATAGATTAATGCTTCCCTGCTGAATTCCTGATGTCCTTTGAAAAATACTCCTCATACTTCTCAGCATGATATAACGACAGCTGAGTTCGTTCCTTCGTCAGATTAGCTCTCTCAACTTCACCAAGCCCTGGCTCTTTTAAAAGTTTCATTAACTCTTGCATTCTCTTAAATTGAGGATGTAGAACATGATATATGCACCTACTTGATGAGCTATACTCTCTAGCGGCTGTTCCCACCAAAATGAGAGCCTTTAAGGACATTGAATAATGGATTCCATATAGGATGCCAATCATCCCTCCAGTTGAATCCCCCGCATATATCCACTCTGTATATCCCAACTACTTTCGAATCTCCTCTAAATCCAAAACAGAATCTATTAGGCTCAATTCATGCGGATGCTCTGCTCGATCAGAGTTGCCAGCATTCTTCAAATTAATTAGGATGACCTGATTCCGATTCGTAAATGTATCTGCAAAATAATCACCTGTATGATTAAAAGCTGAGTAATCATGCGTGACACAGACAGGGTTTCCATTCCCCTTGATAAAAATTTCAAAGGAACCCCTGCCTGTCTGGATGATCTGTTGTTCCCACATTGGCATAGACATTCTCCTTATTTGGCTTTCTAACTTATCAATTCGACAATGTAGAGAAGGTTCCTTTTTGTTGTCCTAGATTATTAGGAGGAAACCTTTCAAAAATAGGCAGCATACCTTAGTTTCTCTGGGGTGTAATTTTAATCAAGAATTTTCTCCCTTAACGTGTAAACTTTGCCCTTACCACCTTATTATCGCCCATAGGCTGCATGTTTCGCCCTTAAATCTTGAAAACAGGGGAATGGGAGATAAAATAGAAAGCTCATCTATCCTCTGACCGTCAAAAATGACAAGCTAATGTGTTTTTAGAAGCTAATTTGACTTTTCTCCTCAAAATCTTTGAAAACTACCCCTCTGTTAAGCCATTTTCATTTCCCTTGCATCTTCACGATGCTCCGAAAACACAAAAAAACCAGTTCAATACTGAACTGGTTTCCGCTTGCCCGGCAACGTCCTACTCTCACAGGGGCGTGAGCCCCAACTACCATCGGCGCTGAAGAGCTTAACTTCCGTGTTCGGAATGGGAACGGGTGTGGCCTCTTCGCCATCGTTACCGGACTTATAAAAGAATGTTGAATCATTCTTTCAAAACTGGATAATGTTTGTTTGGCGTATGCGTTTTGTTCTTGGTTAAGTCCTCGAACGATTAGTATCCGTCAGCTCCATGTGTCGCCACACTTCCACCTCGGACCTATCTACCTGATCATCTTTCAGGGTTCTTACTAGCTTGCGCTATGGGAAATCTCATCTCGAGGGGGGCTTCATGCTTAGATGCTTTCAGCACTTATCCCGTCCGCACGTAGCTACCCAGCTATGCTCCTGGCGGAACAACTGGTACACCAGCGGTGCGTCCATCCCGGTCCTCTCGTACTAAGGACAGCTCCTCTCAAATTTCCTGCGCCCACGACGGATAGGGACCGAACTGTCTCACGACGTTCTGAACCCAGCTCGCGTACCGCTTTAATGGGCGAACAGCCCAACCCTTGGGACCGACTACAGCCCCAGGATGCGATGAGCCGACATCGAGGTGCCAAACCTCCCCGTCGATGTGGACTCTTGGGGGAGATAAGCCTGTTATCCCCGGGGTAGCTTTTATCCGTTGAGCGATGGCCCTTCCATGCGGAACCACCGGATCACTAAGCCCGACTTTCGTCCCTGCTCGACTTGTAGGTCTCGCAGTCAAGCTCCCTTGTGCCTTTACACTCTGCGAATGATTTCCAACCATTCTGAGGGAACCTTTGGGCGCCTCCGTTACTCTTTAGGAGGCGACCGCCCCAGTCAAACTGCCCACCTGACACTGTCTCCCACCCCGGTTCAGGGGTGCGGGTTAGAAGTTCAATACAGCGGGGGTAGTATCCCACCGACGCCTCCACCGAAGCTGGCGCTCCGGCTTCAAAGGCTCCTACCTATCCTGTACAAGCTGTACCAAAATTCAATATCAGGCTGCAGTAAAGCTCCACGGGGTCTTTCCGTCCTGTCGCGGGTAACCTGCATCTTCACAGGTACTATAATTTCACCGAGTCTCTCGTTGAGACAGTGCCCAGATCGTTACGCCTTTCGTGCGGGTCGGAACTTACCCGACAAGGAATTTCGCTACCTTAGGACCGTTATAGTTACGGCCGCCGTTTACTGGGGCTTCAATTCGCACCTTCGCTTACGCTAAGCGCTCCTCTTAACCTTCCAGCACCGGGCAGGCGTCAGCCCCTATACTTCGCCTTGCGGCTTCGCAGAGACCTGTGTTTTTGCTAAACAGTCGCCTGGGCCTTTTCACTGCGGCTCACCTGGGCTTTGACACCCTGGTGAGCACCCCTTCTCCCGAAGTTACGGGGTCATTTTGCCGAGTTCCTTAACGAGAGTTCTCTCGATCACCTTAGGATTCTCTCCTCGCCTACCTGTGTCGGTTTGCGGTACAGGCACCTTCTTCCTCGCTAGAGGCTTTTCTTGGCAGTGTGGAATCAGGAACTTCGGTACTCTAGTTCCCTCGCCATCACAGCTCAGCCTTGTGTGATGAGCGGATTTGCCTACTCATCGGCCTAACTGCTTGGACGCGCATATCCAACAGCGCGCTTACCCTATCCTACTGCGTCCCCCCATCACTCAAATGGAAGAGAGGTGGTACAGGAATATCAACCTGTTGTCCATCGCCTACGCCTTTCGGCCTCGGCTTAGGTCCTGACTAACCCTGAGCGGACGAGCCTTCCTCAGGAAACCTTAGGCATTCGGTGGAAGGGATTCTCACCCTTCTTTCGCTACTCATACCGGCATTCTCACTTCTAAGCGCTCCACATGTCCTTCCGGTCATGCTTCACAGCCCTTAGAACGCTCTCCTACCACGCATACCATACGGTATGCATCCGCAGCTTCGGTGATACGTTTAGCCCCGGTACATTTTCGGCGCAGAGTCACTCGACCAGTGAGCTATTACGCACTCTTTAAATGGTGGCTGCTTCTAAGCCAACATCCTGGTTGTCTGGGCAACTCCACATCCTTTTCCACTTAACGTATACTTTGGGACCTTAGCTGGCGGTCTGGGCTGTTTCCCTTTTGACTACGGATCTTATCACTCGCAGTCTGACTCCCGAACATAAGTCTTTGGCATTCGGAGTTTGTCTGAATTCGGTAACCCGATGAGGGCCCCTAGTCCAAACAGTGCTCTACCTCCAAGACTCTCAGTTCGAGGCTAGCCCTAAAGCTATTTCGGAGAGAACCAGCTATCTCCAGGTTCGATTGGAATTTCTCCGCTACCCACACCTCATCCCCGCACTTTTCAACGTGCGTGGGTTCGGACCTCCATCCAGTGTTACCTGGACTTCATCCTGGACATGGGTAGATCACCTGGTTTCGGGTCTACGACCACATACTCATACGCCCTATTCAGACTCGCTTTCGCTGCGGCTCCGTCTCTTCAACTTAACCTCGCATGGGATCGTAACTCGCCGGTTCATTCTACAAAAGGCACGCCATCACCCGTTAACGGGCTCTGACTACTTGTAGGCACACGGTTTCAGGATCTCTTTCACTCCCCTTCCGGGGTGCTTTTCACCTTTCCCTCACGGTACTGGTTCACTATCGGTCACTAGGGAGTATTT includes:
- the purL gene encoding phosphoribosylformylglycinamidine synthase subunit PurL, with the protein product MSLMLEPNPSQIKEERVYATMGLTDEEFASIEKILGRLPNYTETGLFSVMWSEHCSYKNSKPVLRKFPTEGERVLQGPGEGAGIVDIGDGQAVVFKIESHNHPSAIEPYQGAATGVGGIIRDVFSMGARPIALLNSLRFGELTTPRMKYLFEEIVAGIAGYGNCIGIPTVGGEIQFDPSYEGNPLVNAMCVGLINHEDIKVGQARGVGNTVMYVGAKTGRDGIHGATFASEELTDESDSKRPAVQVGDPFMEKLLLEACLELIQSDALVGIQDMGAAGLTSSSAEMASKAGSGIEMNLDLVPQRETGMTPYEMMLSESQERMLIVVKKGCEAEIEALFEKYGLEAVAVGVVTDDRMLRLKHHGDIVAEVPADALAEDAPVYHKLSKEPAYIREFREMEIEIPAVENYTKTLLALLEQPTIASKEWVYDQYDYMVRTNTVVAPGSDAAVVRIRGTKKALAMTTDCNSRYLYLDPEVGGQIAVAEAARNIICSGGEPLAITDCLNFGNPEKPEIFWQLEKAADGMSEGCRTLGTPVIGGNVSLYNETNGEAIYPTPVVGMVGLIHDTDHITTQAFKKAGDFIYIIGETTPEFGGSELQKYTNSGRIYGQAPKLDLQVEKGRQQALLRSIQKGLVESAHDISEGGLAVALAEGLFGTDGLGLEVEIEGEIVTALFAETQSRFIVSVEAANQATFEAMMPEAKLAGMVTNTGRYVIRMKDEQNIIDIKATELLNAWKGAIPCLLKSVD
- the purQ gene encoding phosphoribosylformylglycinamidine synthase subunit PurQ — its product is MKFAVIVFPGSNCDIDMYHAVVDELGEEAEYVWHTETSLDGFDAVLLPGGFSYGDYLRCGAIARFSPIMEAVKKAAEAGKPILGVCNGFQVLLEAGLLPGAMQRNAGLKFICRPQELVVEQTDSPFTSCYEEGEIITIPIAHGEGNYYCDDATLQQLKDQNRILFTYNGNPNGSHENIAGIMNEKKNVLGMMPHPERAVSSMLGSDDGLKLFKSIVQYWRESHVVNA
- the purS gene encoding phosphoribosylformylglycinamidine synthase subunit PurS, which translates into the protein MYKVKVYVTLRESVLDPQGTAVQKSLNTMNYREVKDVRIGKYMELSLEKSDRDLDEVIQSMCEKLLVNTVIEDYRYEVEEVAVK
- the purC gene encoding phosphoribosylaminoimidazolesuccinocarboxamide synthase, with the protein product MIQGELLYEGKAKRIYATESPEIVLVQYKDSATAFNGEKFATIDGKGQLNNQITSLLFQELRKSGVESHFVEQISKNEQLVKRVSIIPLEVVVRNVSAGSFAKRVGMDEGIPLKRPIVEFYYKDDALGDPLITEDHINILELASEADVAELKEKALLINQKLLELFASVGIRLIDFKLEFGKDRHGHILLADEISPDTCRLWDEVSNEKLDKDVFRRELGSLTDAYEKILEKLEGLQNV
- the purB gene encoding adenylosuccinate lyase, which gives rise to MIERYTRPEMGAIWTEENRFKAWLEVEILACEAWAELGAIPKEDVKALRENASFDVSRIKEIEAETRHDVVAFTRAVSETLGEERKWVHYGLTSTDVVDTALSYLLKQANEILLADVERFIAILEEKAKEHKYTVMMGRTHGVHAEPTTFGLKLALWVEEMKRNQERLKAAAKNVEFGKISGAVGTYANIDPFVEQYVCEKLGISASPISTQTLQRDRHAQYMSTLALVATSIEKFATEIRGLQKSETREVEEFFAKGQKGSSAMPHKRNPIGSENMTGLARVIRGHMVTAYENVTLWHERDISHSSAERIILPDATILLNYMLNRFGNIVKNLTVFPENMKRNMERTFGLIYSQRVLLALIDKGLSREKAYDTVQPKAMEAWEKQVQFRQLLDEDEVITSYLSKEELDDCFDYNYHLKNVDLIFDRLGL
- the purK gene encoding 5-(carboxyamino)imidazole ribonucleotide synthase, whose translation is MNLTEQMRVILPGQTIGIIGGGQLGRMMALAAKQSGFKIAVLDPTPNSPCGQVADVEITAAFHDANALEQLAEMSDVVTFEFENIDADSLDGIAEKVWIPQGTDILRITQDRILEKRAIEKSGVRVAPFAEVYDREDLDQALQVIGFPSVLKTARGGYDGKGQLVLWSEVDLQQAGDILAHGHCVLEQFIPFEKEISVIVTRKADGEFRVFPVVENIHVNNILHETIAPARISEAAQGAAIDMAYQLAVSLDLVGTLAIEMFLVSEDEILINELAPRPHNSGHYSIEACVTSQFEQHIRAVCNWPLGQTEMHMNAVMVNVLGEHVDGVIGAIVENPEWKVHFYGKEEAKTGRKMGHITILNPDPSEVLEELELTKIWTNKSMIK
- the purE gene encoding 5-(carboxyamino)imidazole ribonucleotide mutase; this encodes MNPQVGVIMGSISDWETMKYACEILDMFEVEYEKKVVSAHRTPDLMFEYAGSARHRGLKVIIAGAGGAAHLPGMVAAKTNLPVIGVPVQSKALNGLDSLLSIVQMPGGVPVATVSIGTAGAKNAGLLAVKILGTFEQGLAEKLEEYTLKLQKQSMESCDELD
- a CDS encoding NETI motif-containing protein, which produces MVSHLSKKGRVVLAKPKKQRFELMDNETIDACLDRMKREGYFPVKRVEKPIFKEVISGGNTEYVPVSRQIIFEGKLME
- a CDS encoding GrpB family protein, which produces MTKSIVEIETYDSSWENQFEREKQGIEEVLGQYAVMIEHIGSTSVRGLAAKPIIDIMVGTVDIEDAALFAGPLCEIGYEYVPKPAFESKGRFFFRKGVWGKGTCHLHVCKWNGSEWRDKLMFRDYLRAHPEAAAEYASLKRQLAIKHKDERSAYTKEKEPFIQAILLKVRDLRRPNMFVKIYEYHIQKEKEALFLDIQEKVRALYQEYVSCDVMLLKSLDDETKWVEVSKYDNEDAYQNAIQIINKERAVQALFKAFEGCLVADKAEISEQNYIRMS